The sequence below is a genomic window from Streptomyces sp. NBC_00582.
CGACGAACGCGTCGACCTGTGCCTTGATGACGTTGTAGTCGATCTTCGCGGCGAAGCTGTTCCAGGACGCCCAGCCCATCGGGGCGGTGGGTACCGCGATCTGCCGGGACGTCGCCGCCTGGGCGGGGGCCGGGCCGGCGAACAGAAGAGCCGCTGTCGCGGTCAGCGCCAGGGCGAGGAGGCGCACGGCTGCGGTTCTGCAGCGCGTGAGAAGGCTTGAGCGCGGTGGGGGAAGCATGCGGCGACTCCGAGGGGATTCGATATCTCGAACGAGGATCGGCAAACCGAACGGTTGCGCGCCGAAAGTAGGGCCGCCGGAGGGTGAAGTCAACGGCTGGGACAGAAGTGATGTGACCGGTCTCAGCAACGAAGTGGCCGCTTCCGACGGGTCGTTGACCCTGCGCGCGCCGGACGCCGCCATACTGTCCGTCGTGCGAGTGGCGATCATGACGGCGGGCTCCCGGGGCGACGTCGCCCCCTTCACCGGTCTGGGGCACGCGCTGGTGCGCGCGGGTCACGAGGTCACCCTGGTCACCCATGAGCGGTTCGAGCCGCTGGTGGCAGGCTCGGGGGTGGGCTTCCATCCGCTCCCGGTCGATCCTCGGGCGGAACTGGAATCGGAGCGCGGCCGGGGGCTGCACCACAGCGCCAGCGGGCCGGGGAAGCTGCTACGGGCGGTCCGGCTGGCGCGGGCGGTGGTCGGCGAGCTGACCGACGACCTGCTGGCCGCCGCGCACTCCGCCGACGCCCTGCTGGCGGCGGCGCCGCTCGCGCCCCTGGCGCACACCATCGCCGAGGGACTGTCCCTGCCGAGCCTCGGTCTCCACCTCCAGCCCATCGCAGCCACCCGGGAGTTCGCGCCGCCCATGCTCGGTGGCGGATCCTGGGGCGCCCTCGCCAACCGTCTCGCCGGGCACGGCGTCGAACTGGCCGTCGACCGGGTCTTCGCCCCGGTCCTGCCCTCGGTCCGCGCGCGTCTCGGCCTGCCGGCCAAGGGTCCGCGATCCTGTCGGCGCGGCCCGGTCCTGCACGGTTTCAGCCCGCTGATGGTGCCGCGGCCCCGGGACTGGCGGCCGGGACTCGACATCACCGGCTACTGGTGGCCGTACGACACCGACCGGCAACTGCCTTCCGTCCTCAGGGAGTTCCTGGACGCGGGGCCGCCTCCGGTCTTCGTCGGCCTGGGCAGCGCGACGGTGCCCGATCCCCACCGGCTGAGCGGCGAGATCGTACGGGCGCTGCGGCTGGCCGGGCTGCGCGGGGTGATCCAGCGCGGCTGGGCCGGGCTCGCGGCCGACGGTGACGACATCCTGACCGTCGACGAGGTGCCGCACTCCCTGCTCTTCCCGGAGACGGCCGCGGTGGTCCACCACTGCGGCGCGGGCACCACGGCGGCCGGCGTCCGCGCGGGCGTCCCGGCCGTACCGGTCCCGATCCAGTTCGACGAGGGCTTCTGGGCCGAACGCCTGGTCACGGCGGGGGTGGCTCCCCGGACGGTCCCCCTGCGCCACCTGACCGCCGAAGCCCTGGCGACAGCCCTCACCCAGGCCACCGGCGAGCCCCGGTACACCGCCCGGGCGAGGGAGTTGGGCACCCGGGTACGCGCGGAGGACGGATCGGGCCGAGCGGTGGAGGCGGTGGCCCGGCTGGCGTGAGAACACCGACCGAGGCGGGACGCCCACCCGCCGACAGCGGCTTCCCCGGCTCCGGCAACGGCGCGACCGGCACCGGATGGACGATCCCCCGGCCGACGGCGGCACCCTCCACTCAGGCGACAGCACGACCGCCGCCCACCCCGCACCCGGCGGAAGCAGCGCTAGCTCGTCTCCGGTGTCCAGCCCGGTGGGCGCAGTATGCCCAGGAGTTGGCGGACCAGTTCGTCGACCACCTCGTCCAGGGTGGCGTCGACCCAGCCGGCGGTCCAGTCGTGGAGGAGGCCGTTGACGCTGCCGATGAAGGCCGTGGAGGCGAGGCCGTAGTCGCGCGGGGCCGCCTCCCCGCGGGCGGCCGCGGCCGTGGCCTCCGCGCGGATCAGGTCGATCCAGCGGGAGCGGCGGGCGAGGCGCTGTTCCTCCAGGCGGGGGCTGACCCCGACGATCTCGACGAAGGTGATGCGGATGCGGCGCGGGTCCGAGGTGACATTGCCGGCGTAGGCGCGGAAGATCGCCGTGACCCGTTCGGCCAGCGGCAGGCCCTGCGCCGCGGCGAAGGCGGCCACCACCGCCTCCTCCGCCCAGTCGTTGACCTGGAGATGGAGGGCGGCGAGGACGTCCTCGAGGGTGCGGAACTCCTCGTAGAACTGGCGGGTCGACAGTCCGGCGGCCTCACTGAGGGCCGCGACCGTCGTGCCGCGGTAGCCGGGCGTGTCCCCGAACAGCCGCAGCGCGGCCTCCAGGAACCTCCCGCGCCGCTCGGCCTGCCGCTCGGCCGCGGTCTTTCCGCCGTACCGCCCGGTCGGCGCCCTGAGCCTGCCCGTCACCGCACCCTCCCGAGTCGCTCCGTGCTCCCCCATGGCCAATTTTGTCGTGCACAGAGTCTTGTGGCGAAGGGCACCCCTTCCTTACTTTCCAGTAAGTACAGTCTGAACGCAGCCGTGTTCAGATTCGTGCTGCGTCGAGCCGCTCAGCCCGCCCCACCCGTTTCCCCACTCCGGAGGAGTGAGCACTCATGGCCGCCTTCAGACCCGCGCACCTCTGTGCCGTAGCCGCCGCCCTCGTCCTGTCCGTCACCGCCCCCGCGACCACGGCCCAGGCCGCGTCCGGCGCCGCACTGCGCGAGGTGCTGTTCGTCGGCAACAACTGGGAGGGCACCGCGGACGTCATCAAGTCCACCGGTGACTTCGCGAAGGTCGGCCGGATCAATGTGATCCCCGACAAGGACGCGCGGATGGCGGAGATCAACGCCGACCCCATCAAGTGGATCTACTTCACGGCCATCCGCAACGGCGTCGGCGAGGGCCACGACCAGTTCGTGGACGACATGTACTCCACGCCGGACGGGAAGTCGGTGGTGGTCTCGCGGCCCAGCTTCGCCGACGTGGTCTCCATCAACCTGTCCACCGGTGCCATCAACTGGCGCTTCCCGGTGTCCGGTTACCGCTCCGACCACATGGCCGTCTCGCCCGACGGCACCCGTGTCGCGGTCTCCGCCTCGACCGCCAACACCGTGCATGTGCTGGACATCAACACGGGCAAGCAGGTGGGGTCGTTCGCCACCGGCGACAAGCCGCACGAGAACATCTTCACCAAGGACGGCAAGTACATCTACAACATGGCGATCGGCGATGTGAACACCGATCTCGACGCGCCGTGGCTGGACTGGACGAAGGGCGACCGGCGCATCACGGTGGTCGACGCGACCACCTACAAGCAGGTCAAGATCATCGACATGCGCCAGAAGCTGGACGCGATCGGCCTCACGGACTACTCGGACGCGGTCCGCCCGGCGGTGTTCTCGCCGGACGAGTCCAAGCTCTACTTCCAGGTGTCGTTCTTCAACGGGTTCTTCGAGTACGACCTCGCCAGTGACAGGATCACCCGCACCAAGACCCTGCCGAAGAACCCCGCGACGAGCGACGACCGCACCACGTACGTCAACGACTCCCGCCACCACGGTCTGTCGATGAGCCCGGACGGCAGCAAGCTGTGCGTCGCGGGCACCATGGACGACTACGCGACGGTCGTGAACCGCAGCACCCTCCAGGAGGGCCCGCTGGTCACCGCGTCCAAGCCGTACTGGGCCACGGTCAGCGGCGACGGCAAGGACTGTGTGATCTCCGAGAGCGGCGCCGACCAGGTCACCGCGATCGACTTCGCCACCGGCCAGAAGGTCCTGTCGATCCCGGTGGGCGACCACCCGCAGCGGGTGCGGCTCGGTCATGTCGCGGCCGACTGGACGGGCACCGGAAGCTGACGGAGCACAGACGGAAGGGGGGTGGGCGCCGGGCGCCCGCCCCCCTTCCGCGTTCGTGCCGCCCCTATCCGATCTTCGACGCCACCCACGCCGCGAGTTCGCTGCGGGCCGCGGCCAGCAGGGTCGCGGACGGCGAGGTCGCGCCGTTGGTGACCAGCGCGTAGTGCAGGACGCCGGAGTCGGTGGTGCCGAGCAGCAGTCGGCGGCTGCCCGTACCGCCCGGCTCCGCGGCGGCGGCGATCTTCGTCGATGAGGTGTACGCCGGCGGGCCGTACACCGTGCCGAGGTCGGAGACGACCGTGGTGGACGCGGTCGGGAAGGAGGCGGGCAGATGCAGCTCCGTGGGCGCGGTCCCGCCGTTGGACCGCCACACCAGCACGCTGTACTGGCCCGAGCCGACGAGCGAGGCCACGTTCGGCAGACTGCTCGGGACCGGGTTCCAGGTGAGCGTGGTGGAGCCGTCGCGGGAGCGGTCCTCGTAGGTGAAGGCGACCGTGGAGCCGGAGGTGGCGCTCGGGTAGACCCGGTCGAGCAGCCGGGCGTCCTGACGGAGCGTCGCCACACCGCTGTCGTCGAGGCGTACGGCGGAGAGGTCCTCGTCGTTCCAGCCGTCGCCGGAGGTCTGCACCTTGCTCGCGTTGCCGTTCATCAGCTCGTGGTGCCGGCCGTTGTAGATGTCCCACTGCCATTGGGAACCGGAGAGCACCGGCCCCGAAGTGGCGGGGGTGGTCCACCAGTTGGCACCCTTCACCCGGCTGTCCAGGGCCTGGTACATCGCCTTCAGGACGGTGGGCGCCTTGCCGGCGGTGCTGCCGTTCAGGGGATGGCCGAACTCGCTGACGACGGCCGTCGTCCCGAGCGCCGACGCCCGGTCACGGACGGTGCCGAAGTCGCCGACGTACTGGCCGTCCGCGGCGTTGCCCCACATCAGGATCCCGGAGATGGCCTTCTGGTCGTAGAAGTGGGTGTTGAAGACGTACCGGGACCCGATCGTGCCCGCGTCGAGGAGGCCGCCCTCCTCCTTGCTGACGTTGCCGTTCCAGAAGAGGTTCGGCTCGACGAAGGCGGGTTTGTCCGTCCAGCCGGCCGCGTCCATCCGGGCGCGGAACTTGACGTAGAAGGGCCACAGCAGGTCGCGTTCCCAGGTGCGGCTGGCCTGGCCGGAGTCGTAGGTGCCGGCGTAGGGCTCGTTGTAGGGGTCGAAGCCGACGACTCCGGTGAACTCCTCGGCGGTGAGGTTGGCCTTGATGTACGCCATGGTCTTCTGGGCGGTGGCCAGGAAGTAGTCCTGGAGGCCGTAGGCGTTGTGCCAGAAGTCGTACTGGGCCTTCGTCACCGCGCTGTTCTGGGTGATGTTCTGGCCCCATGTGAAGCAGATGCCGCAGGACTCGGCGGGGTAGTTGCCGAGCGCCACCGCCCAGGCGGGGGCGCCGTCGCCGGTGTACCAGCTTCCCGAGTTGAACAGGTAGCGGGAGTACAGGTCCTGGTGGAAGTCGGGGTAGACCCGGATGCCCGCGTCGAGGAAGGCCTGCATCTGGGCGGTGGCGGAGGCCAGGTACGCGGTGTCGACCTGGCCCTTCACCGGTTCGGCGTAGGCCCAGGAGAGCAGGAAGCGGACGGCGTTGCCGCCGCCGAGGGCGCGCAGGGCGGTCGCCGACTTCTTGGCGTCGGCGACCGAGGCGAACGGCAGGCCCTTGTTCTCGTCGAGTTTCGTCTCGCCGGAGACGTTGTAGCCGCGCAGTACGACCTCACGGCCGTTTCCGTCGAGGAAGCGGCCGTTCGACACGGTGAGCGCCGTGCCGTCGAACGAGAGGGAATCGGGGACGGTGGCCGCGGCGGCGGGCGTGCCCGCCGCCGTCAGGAAACCGCAGAGTCCGCAGAGGACAACCAGAACAGCGAGCAGACGTGCCCGGACATTCGGCATGTCCACTACAGTCGGGCGCTTTCCGGACACCGTCAATACATCTGACTCACGAGTAAGGTTGAACATCGTTCACCTCTTGGGGGGTCCTTCGCCCCGGGCGTCCATCGCCCACCTCACGCACCCGTGCGGCCGGACACGTTCAGGAGGTACTCCTTCCTGTCGAGCGGGTTGAGGTCGGTGCGCGGCCGCTCCGGGACCACCCCGTGGACCACGGGCGCGTAGTGGTCGAAAGCGCTCTCCCACTCGCCCTCGCCCCGGGTCAGCCCTGGAACGCGCTGCTCCAGGCCGTGCACCCGGGCGGCCGGCACGGCTCCCTCCAGCAGGCACCACCCGTCCCGCACGTCCGTCGCGTCCGGTACGGCCCGCAGCGCGGCGAGCACCGGCAGCAGGGCGCCCAGGGTGTCCGCCGGTGCCCGGAGCCGGAAGCGGTGCATGGGCTCGTACACCTGGGTGCCCGCCCGGCGCAGCGCCTCGACCAGGACCAGCGGGGTCAGCCCCCGGAAGTCGTACCCGGTGCTGGACATGCTCTTGTCGAAACCCTGGTGGGCGTGGCTCTGGCGGGGCCAGTAGCCGGAGTGGGTCATGGTGACCGCGCAATCGGTGACCTGCCAGCCGTGCAGGCCCTCGCCGAGGGTGGCGCGGACGGTGTCCTCGACCGCCTTGAAGAAGGCGTACGGCATCGCGCCCAGCTCCACCTCCAGGGCGAAGGTGACCCCTGCGCCGGGCGGGGCCGGGTCGACGCGCAGGCCGACGGTGGCGAGGAACGGGTTGGCGTCCTTCTTGATGAACTCGGCGGCCGCCCCGGTCCCGGCCGGGCGTTCCACGCACAGGGGCGTCGTCTCGCGGAAGGTGACAGGGAGGCCGTAGTCGTCGGCCAGGGTCGCCTGGATCACCTCCTTCTGCACCTCGCCGTACAACGACACGGAGGTCTCCTGCCGGACCTCGTCGTGGCGCAGGGCGATCAGCGGGTCCTGTTCGGCCAGTTGGGTGAGGGCGAGGTGCAGCGAGCGGCGGTCGGCGCCCGGGCCGGGCACGACGACCGTCTCCAGGGTCGGAGGGGCGAACACCCGGCCGTACTCCCGGTGCGGTGCGCCGAGGCTGTCGCCGACGCGGACGTCCGTGAGTCCCCACAGCCGGGCGATCCGGCCCGCCGCGACCGTCTCCTCACGCACGTCGGTGCCGTGGTCGAAGACGCCGATCGCGGTGACCTTGCCCGCGGTCTCCGCGTACGGGACGCGGTCGCGGGTGCGCAGGGTGCCGGAGAAGAGCCGGGCGTAGGCGATCTTCTCCCCGGCCGGGCCGCGCTCCACCTTGAAGACCGATCCGGAGAGCGGCCCCTCGGGGTCTCCCTCGGCACCCGGCAGCAACTCCTTGATGCCGGCGACGAGTTCGGGCACCCCGGCGCCGGTCGCGGCGGAGCCGAAGTACACCGGGTGGACCAGGGTGCGGCCGGTCCCGTCGACGAGGGCGGCATGGATCCGTCCGGGGGTGAGGGTGCCGTCGACGTACGCGGCGAGGAGGTCGTCGTCGAGCTCCGTGAGGACGTCCGCCGGCACGGGGGCCGGATCGAAGGAGGCCTCGCGCGTCCCGATCCCGCTCACGGTCCCCATGGGGACCACGGGCACCGCCAGCCGCTCGGTGAGTTCCCTCAGCAGACCGGTGTCGCGGGCGCCCCGCCGGTCGATCTTGTTGACGAAGACCAGCGTGGGGATGCCGAGGCGGCGCAGGGTGCGCATGAGGATCCTGGTCTGCGCCTGGACGCCCTCGACGGCCGACACGACGAGGACGGCCCCGTCGAGCACGCCGAGGACCCGCTCCACCTCGGCGATGAAGTCGGGGTGACCGGGGGTGTCGATGAGGTTGACGGTGACGTCGTCGACCGGGAACGAGACGACGGCGGACTTGATGGTGATGCCGCGCTGCCGCTCCAGCGCGAGCGTGTCGGTCCGGGTGCTGCCGGCGTCGACGCTGCCGATCTCGTCGATGATCCCGGCGGAGTGCAGCAGCCGCTCGGTGAGGCTGGTCTTACCGGCGTCGACGTGGGCGAGGATCCCGAGGTTGAGCAGATGCACGAGCGGTCATGTCCTTTGGAGTGGGGGTCGTTCCTTCCGGGAGGGACATGAACGCGGTGCGCATCTCTGCTCCTGATCTTTCGGGTCGGTACCCGCGATCTGCGGGGACCGTGACCCGCGCAGTGCACCAGAGCGGCGGGCGGGACGGCAACGGATTAACGTTCACACGTGCGCGAGATTATGCCGGTGCTGAGCGGGTGGTTCGGCGCCGGTGTGCCGTTCGGGCTGGCCACCGTGGTCGCGGTCAGCCGCAGCGCGCCGCGCGCCCCCGGGGCGGCGATGGCGGTGGGGCCGGACGACGAGGTCGTCGGCAGTGTGTCCGGGGGGTGTGTGGAGGGCGCGGTGTTCGAGCTCGCCCAGGAGGTCGTGGCGAGCGGGCGGGCCCGCCTGGAGACGTTCGGATACAGCGACGCCGACGCGTTCGCGGTCGGGCTGACCTGCGGCGGGGAGCTCACCGTGCTGGTACGGCCCGTGACGCCCGCGCTGGATCCCGCCTTCGGCGCGCTCGCCGCCTCGGTCGCCGCGGGCGAGCCGGTGACCCTGGCGACGGTGACCGACGGCCCCGCCCCGCGCGGCGCGGCCCTCGCGGTCTGGCCGGACCGTGTCTCGGGTTCGCTCGGCGCGGAGGGCCTGGACGTGGCGGTCACGGCCGACGCGCGCGGGGAACTCGCCCTCGGCGCCACCGGGCTGCGGCACTACGGGCCGAGCGGACAACGGCGCGAGGACGCGGTCGCGGTGTTCCTGCACTCCTTCGCGCCGCCGCCGCGCATGCTGGTGTTCGGGGCGATCGACTACGCGGCGGCCGTCGCCCGCCTCGGGGACTTCCTGGGCTACCGGGTCACGGTGTGCGACGCCCGCCCGGTGTTCGCGACGCCGAGCCGTTTCCCGGAGGGCGTCGAGGTGGTCGTGGACTGGCCGCACCGCTATCTGCGGGGCACCGAGACCGACGGACGCACGGTGATCTGCGTCCTCACCCACGATCCGAAGTTCGACGTGCCGCTTCTCGAGGAGGCGCTGCGCCGGCCGGCCGCCTACATCGGGGCGATGGGCAGCCGGCGCACCCACGACGACCGGCGCCGGCGGCTCGTGGAGGCGGGGCTGGACGAACGGGAGCTGGCCCGGCTGCGCTCACCCGTGGGGCTGGACCTCGGCGCCCGGACGCCCGAGGAGGTCGCGGTGTCGGTGGCCGCCGAGATCGTCGCGCTGCGCTGGGGCGGCACGGGCGCTCCGCTGACGGGAACGGTGGGCGCGATCCACGACCGGGCACGGCCGCCCTCCGACCATCGACCACCCCCAAAAATCTGATGAATTTATGACAATCCGGGTGTGTGGGACCGGCGGGGGCTGGGTAGTCGCACCTTCATCCATCCCCGCCACGGAAGGAGGTCCGTGAAGCACAGCAGACTCGCAGCAGCCGGGCCGCCCCGGACCGTATCGGCCGGGCGCGGCCCGGTTTTCGCGTCACCGGGGTTCAGCGGGGCGGCAGCCGGTGCAGGACGACGTCCGTGAGCCGGCCGTCGGCCACCGAGAGCGTGAGGTAGGTGCAGTGCGGCTGGCGGCGGCGGTCGGTCGGGGAGCCCGGGTTGAGCAGCCGCAGTCCGCCGGGTGCGGTGCTGTCCCAGGGGATGTGGCTGTGGCCGAAGACGAGGACGTCGAGGTCGGGGAAGCGGGCGGCGCAGCGGGCCTCGCGGCCCTGGGCGGGGCCGGTCTCGTGGACCACGCCGAAGCGCAGCCCGCCCAGGTCGGCGCGGGCCACCTCGGGCAGCCGCGCGCGCAGTGCGGGGCCGTCGTTGTTGCCGTACACCCCGATCAGCCGTCGGCTGCGGGCCTGCAACAGGTCGAGGGTGGCCGTGTCGACCCAGTCCCCCGCGTGCACGACGACGTCCGCCTCGGGCAGCTCGTCGAGCAGCGGCTCCGGGAGCGCCTTGGCGCGCCGGGGGAGGTGGGTGTCGGACATCAGCAGCAGTCGCACGGGGCCAGGCTACGCGCGTGCGGGCGCCGCTTCCCCCGACCGGACCAAGGCCGGAAGTCGGCTCCACGGCCCCCGTACCCCGCAACGGCGGGCAACGGCTCATGAACGCTCGGGGAACAGGACAGGTGACCGAGCGGCGGCGGAGTTAGCATCGGGCCACGCGCCAACCGCCCTGCGGCACAGATCCAGAGGGGGCCAGGAGCCCGATGCCGGTCAAGGTCAGCGTCATCGTCCCCGTCTACAACCCCGGTCCCTACATCGAGGACTGTGTCGCGTCGCTGCTCCGGCAGTCACTGCCGCCCGACGCGTACGAAGTGATCTTCGTGGACGACGGCTCCACCGACGCCACCCCGGCGCGTCTCGACGCGCTCGCCGCCGAGGACCCCCGGGTGCGGGTCATCCACCAGGAGAACTCCGGCTGGTCGGGCAAGCCCCGCAACGTCGGCATCGACGCCGCCCGGGGCGAGTACGTCATGTTCGTCGACAACGACGACCACCTCGGCGACGAGGCCCTGGAGCGGATGTACGCGTACGGGGTCGCCCACGACGCCGATGTCGTCGTCGGGAAGATGGTCGGCCGGGGCCGCGGGGTGCCGGTGGAGCTGTTCCGGGTGAACCGGCCGAAGGCGAGCGTCGAGAACGCGCCGCTGATCGACAGCCTGACCCCGCACAAGATGGTCCGCCGGGCGTTCCTGGAGCGCACCGGGCTGCGCTTCCCGGAGGGGCGGCGGCGCCTGGAGGACCATGTCTTCGTCACCGAGGCCTATCTGCGCGCGGACAACGTGTCGGTGCTCTCCGACTACGTCTGCTATTACCACGTACGCCGCGACGACGACGCGAACGCGGGTTTCCAGCGCTTCGACCCGGCCGGGTACTTCAAGAACCTCCGTGAGGCCCTCGACGTCGTCGAGAAGTACACCGAGCCGGGCCCCCTGCGCGACCGGCTCTTCCGGCGCTGGCTCCGTGTGGAGATGGTGGAGCGGCTGCGCGGCCGGAAATTCCTGAACCTGCCCGAGGCCTACCGCAAGGAGCTCTTCGCGGAGATCCACGCGGTGGTCGTGGAGCGCTTCGGCCCGGGCGTCGCGGCACCGCTGCAGCCCACCCAGCGGGTGGTGGCCGCACTGGTGGCGGACGGGCGTTACGACGACGTCGTCGCGTTCGCCGAGTGGGAGGCCGGGGTGGCGCTCACCGTCGACCCGGAGGACGTCCGCTGGGAGGACGGGGTGCTGCGGCTGGCGTTCGCCGCCGAGCTGACGCACGACGGCGGACCGATGACGTTCCCGGCCGCCGGGGGCTCCCCGCAGTGGCCGCCGAGGGACGTCGGGGAGGCGGTGCGGTGGCTCGGCGAGGACACGGTCGGCCGGTTCGGCAGGGCCCGGCCCGACCTGCTGCTGCGCGACCGGGCCAGCGCGGCGCAGTACTTCCATCCGGTGGAGGTGGTCCGGGAGACGGTTCCGGCCGGGGACGGCAGCCGGGTGCGGCTGGTGCTGCGGGGGACGGCGACCGTCGACCCCGCGGACCGGGCGGTGCTGCCGGGCGACGGGCTGTGGGACGCGTATGTGCGGGTCGGGCTCGGCGGCTGGACGAAGGAGCTGCGGCTGGGCCCGGCGCCCCGCCACGACCGTCCCGCCCCGCCGGCCGGAGTCGTGGCGGGACGGGTGATCCTGCCGTACTGGACCGACCGGCACGCCAGTCTCGCCCTGGACGTCGGCCGCGCGGGCAGGCGGCTGGGCCTCGGCCGGCTGGTGCCCGGGGACGTCTCGGTCGCCGGGGAGCGGATCGGTGTGGACCTGCCGCTGTATGTGCCCGTCCGCACGGGGGCGCTGCTGCGGCTGAGCGGGCCGGGATCCCACGACGTGCCCGCGGTGCTGTTGCCCGGGGGGCGGCTGGAGGCCGGGGTGCCGGTCGCCGACCTCGGCGGGCGCACCTGGCGCATGGCGCTGTGCCTCACGCCGGACGGGCCGGACGCGCGGTTCCATCCCCTGGCGGTGGCGCTGCGGGTCGGGGCGGACGGGGTGCGGGTCGTGCCGGCGCCGCGGCCCGGGGGGCTGCGGCGGCTGGGGCGGCGGGTGCGGCGGCTTGTGCACCGGGTGCTTGGTCGTGTGGTGCGGGGCGGGGGGCGCTGAGGCGGTTGTTCGGGTGCGGCTGCGTGGTGGCTTGGTCGCGCCGTTCCCCGCGCCCCTTACGGGGCGCTGAGGCGGTTGTTCGGGTGCGGCTGCGTGGTGGCTTGGTCGCGCCGTTCCCCGCGCCCCCTTCGGGGCCCTGAGGCGGTTGTTCGGGTGCGGATGCGTCGTGGCCTGGTCGCGCCGTTCCCCGCGCCCCTTTCGGGGCGCTGAGGCGGTTGTTCGGGTGCGGATGCGTCGTGGCTCGGTCGCGCCGTTCCCCGCGCCCCTTTCGGGGCGCTAAGGCGGTTGTTCGGGTGCGGATGCGTCGTGGCTTGGTCGCGCAGTTCCCCGCGACCCTGACAAGGCAGGCGCTGTCCTGGAAAACCACGCGTAGTTCGCCCGCGCCCCCGAAGTTGCAGGGGCGTTGGGTCAGGCGTCGGGTGTGAGGTGGCCGAGGGTGGCGCGCAGTGCGTCCCAGCCCTTGGCTCGGGGGAGGCCCCGGTTGCGGGCTCGGGTCAGGGGGCGCCAGAAGCCGGCCTCCAGCAGGGTCTCCGGGGGGATCGCGCGAACGCGGTCCAGGACGCTCTCGGGGACCTTCTGCGGGTCGGGCACGTCGTACTCGGCGAGGATCTCGTCGTACTTCCGGCTCAGGACCCGGCTGCGCGGGTCGGCGCCGAAGACGACGAGCTGACCGGTGGGCCGGGTGTCGACGAGGACCGTGACGAGGTCGGGGCGGTACCGGTTCAGGATCTCGGTGACCTTGAAGACGTCGCCGGTCCAGGCGGTGGTGTGGCGGTCGCGGGCCGCCTCGTCGACGCTGCGCGGCAGCATGTCGTCGAACACGATCACACTCGACCAGTCGGAGTGCCGCTCGACGTTGATGAAGTCGCGCAGCGCGTACTCGAACAGGTGCATGCCGTCGATGAAGGAGAGGTCGAGGGTGGTGCGCCGCCAGTGGCCGAGGGGCCGGCGGCCGCGCCGCAGGTTGCGCCAGGGGTGCCGGCCGCCCTTGAGGTGCTGGAGCGGGTTGTCGCGGGCGAAGAAGTCGTCGCTGGTGGCCTGCACCAGATGGACGTCGCAGCGGATCTCGCAGGTCACCTTGAACGCGGGGTCGACGGC
It includes:
- a CDS encoding GTP-binding protein — its product is MHLLNLGILAHVDAGKTSLTERLLHSAGIIDEIGSVDAGSTRTDTLALERQRGITIKSAVVSFPVDDVTVNLIDTPGHPDFIAEVERVLGVLDGAVLVVSAVEGVQAQTRILMRTLRRLGIPTLVFVNKIDRRGARDTGLLRELTERLAVPVVPMGTVSGIGTREASFDPAPVPADVLTELDDDLLAAYVDGTLTPGRIHAALVDGTGRTLVHPVYFGSAATGAGVPELVAGIKELLPGAEGDPEGPLSGSVFKVERGPAGEKIAYARLFSGTLRTRDRVPYAETAGKVTAIGVFDHGTDVREETVAAGRIARLWGLTDVRVGDSLGAPHREYGRVFAPPTLETVVVPGPGADRRSLHLALTQLAEQDPLIALRHDEVRQETSVSLYGEVQKEVIQATLADDYGLPVTFRETTPLCVERPAGTGAAAEFIKKDANPFLATVGLRVDPAPPGAGVTFALEVELGAMPYAFFKAVEDTVRATLGEGLHGWQVTDCAVTMTHSGYWPRQSHAHQGFDKSMSSTGYDFRGLTPLVLVEALRRAGTQVYEPMHRFRLRAPADTLGALLPVLAALRAVPDATDVRDGWCLLEGAVPAARVHGLEQRVPGLTRGEGEWESAFDHYAPVVHGVVPERPRTDLNPLDRKEYLLNVSGRTGA
- a CDS encoding TetR/AcrR family transcriptional regulator, yielding MTGRLRAPTGRYGGKTAAERQAERRGRFLEAALRLFGDTPGYRGTTVAALSEAAGLSTRQFYEEFRTLEDVLAALHLQVNDWAEEAVVAAFAAAQGLPLAERVTAIFRAYAGNVTSDPRRIRITFVEIVGVSPRLEEQRLARRSRWIDLIRAEATAAAARGEAAPRDYGLASTAFIGSVNGLLHDWTAGWVDATLDEVVDELVRQLLGILRPPGWTPETS
- a CDS encoding YncE family protein is translated as MAAFRPAHLCAVAAALVLSVTAPATTAQAASGAALREVLFVGNNWEGTADVIKSTGDFAKVGRINVIPDKDARMAEINADPIKWIYFTAIRNGVGEGHDQFVDDMYSTPDGKSVVVSRPSFADVVSINLSTGAINWRFPVSGYRSDHMAVSPDGTRVAVSASTANTVHVLDINTGKQVGSFATGDKPHENIFTKDGKYIYNMAIGDVNTDLDAPWLDWTKGDRRITVVDATTYKQVKIIDMRQKLDAIGLTDYSDAVRPAVFSPDESKLYFQVSFFNGFFEYDLASDRITRTKTLPKNPATSDDRTTYVNDSRHHGLSMSPDGSKLCVAGTMDDYATVVNRSTLQEGPLVTASKPYWATVSGDGKDCVISESGADQVTAIDFATGQKVLSIPVGDHPQRVRLGHVAADWTGTGS
- a CDS encoding XdhC family protein; protein product: MREIMPVLSGWFGAGVPFGLATVVAVSRSAPRAPGAAMAVGPDDEVVGSVSGGCVEGAVFELAQEVVASGRARLETFGYSDADAFAVGLTCGGELTVLVRPVTPALDPAFGALAASVAAGEPVTLATVTDGPAPRGAALAVWPDRVSGSLGAEGLDVAVTADARGELALGATGLRHYGPSGQRREDAVAVFLHSFAPPPRMLVFGAIDYAAAVARLGDFLGYRVTVCDARPVFATPSRFPEGVEVVVDWPHRYLRGTETDGRTVICVLTHDPKFDVPLLEEALRRPAAYIGAMGSRRTHDDRRRRLVEAGLDERELARLRSPVGLDLGARTPEEVAVSVAAEIVALRWGGTGAPLTGTVGAIHDRARPPSDHRPPPKI
- a CDS encoding cellulase family glycosylhydrolase, whose amino-acid sequence is MPNVRARLLAVLVVLCGLCGFLTAAGTPAAAATVPDSLSFDGTALTVSNGRFLDGNGREVVLRGYNVSGETKLDENKGLPFASVADAKKSATALRALGGGNAVRFLLSWAYAEPVKGQVDTAYLASATAQMQAFLDAGIRVYPDFHQDLYSRYLFNSGSWYTGDGAPAWAVALGNYPAESCGICFTWGQNITQNSAVTKAQYDFWHNAYGLQDYFLATAQKTMAYIKANLTAEEFTGVVGFDPYNEPYAGTYDSGQASRTWERDLLWPFYVKFRARMDAAGWTDKPAFVEPNLFWNGNVSKEEGGLLDAGTIGSRYVFNTHFYDQKAISGILMWGNAADGQYVGDFGTVRDRASALGTTAVVSEFGHPLNGSTAGKAPTVLKAMYQALDSRVKGANWWTTPATSGPVLSGSQWQWDIYNGRHHELMNGNASKVQTSGDGWNDEDLSAVRLDDSGVATLRQDARLLDRVYPSATSGSTVAFTYEDRSRDGSTTLTWNPVPSSLPNVASLVGSGQYSVLVWRSNGGTAPTELHLPASFPTASTTVVSDLGTVYGPPAYTSSTKIAAAAEPGGTGSRRLLLGTTDSGVLHYALVTNGATSPSATLLAAARSELAAWVASKIG
- a CDS encoding glycosyltransferase → MTAGSRGDVAPFTGLGHALVRAGHEVTLVTHERFEPLVAGSGVGFHPLPVDPRAELESERGRGLHHSASGPGKLLRAVRLARAVVGELTDDLLAAAHSADALLAAAPLAPLAHTIAEGLSLPSLGLHLQPIAATREFAPPMLGGGSWGALANRLAGHGVELAVDRVFAPVLPSVRARLGLPAKGPRSCRRGPVLHGFSPLMVPRPRDWRPGLDITGYWWPYDTDRQLPSVLREFLDAGPPPVFVGLGSATVPDPHRLSGEIVRALRLAGLRGVIQRGWAGLAADGDDILTVDEVPHSLLFPETAAVVHHCGAGTTAAGVRAGVPAVPVPIQFDEGFWAERLVTAGVAPRTVPLRHLTAEALATALTQATGEPRYTARARELGTRVRAEDGSGRAVEAVARLA